From Panicum hallii strain FIL2 chromosome 2, PHallii_v3.1, whole genome shotgun sequence, a single genomic window includes:
- the LOC112882377 gene encoding aspartic proteinase nepenthesin-2-like encodes MGQGSVALVLLVASAAACASPAASMFAGDVRVALRHVDAGKQLSRPELIRRAAQRSKARAAALSAVRGRGGGGARFSGASEQQQQAPRGTPVRPSGDLEYVVDLAIGTPPQHVSALLDTGSDLIWTQCAPCTSCLAQPDPVFAPAQSASYEPMRCAGPLCADILHHGCLRPDTCTYRYNYGDGTTTMGVYATERFTFTSSAGDVLNVPLGFGCGSMNVGSLNNGSGIVGFGRNPLSLVSQLNIRRFSYCLTPYASGRRSTLLFGSLADGVYGDATGPVQTTPLLQSPQNPTFYYVHLTGLTVGARQLRISESAFALQPDGSGGVIVDSGTALTLLPGAVLAEVVRAFRVQLRLPFANGSSPDDGVCFMVPEAWRRASSTTSQVPVPRMVFHFQGADLDLPRRNYVLDDHRRSRLCLLLADSGDDGSTIGNLLQQDMRVLYDLQAETLSFAPAQC; translated from the coding sequence ATGGGGCAGGGATCGGTAGCGCTCGTGCTCCTGGTGGCGTCGGCGGCAGCGTGCGCGTCCCCGGCCGCCTCGATGTTCGCGGGAGACGTCCGTGTCGCGCTGAGGCACGTCGATGCCGGGAAGCAGCTGTCCAGGCCCGAGCTCATCCGGCGCGCCGCGCAGCGGAGCAAGGCGAGGGCGGCCGCGCTCTCCGCGgtgcggggccgcggcggcggcggcgcccgcttCTCCGGCGCGagcgagcagcagcagcaggcgcccCGCGGCACGCCGGTGCGCCCGTCGGGGGACCTCGAGTACGTCGTCGACCTTGCCATCGGCACGCCGCCGCAGCACGTGTCGGCGCTGCTCGACACCGGCAGCGACCTCATCTGGACGCAGTGCGCACCGTGCACCAGCTGCCTCGCGCAGCCGGACCCGGTGTTCGCGCCGGCCCAGTCGGCGTCTTACGAGCCCATGCGCTGCGCCGGCCCGCTCTGCGCCGACATCCTGCACCACGGCTGCCTGAGGCCCGACACGTGCACCTACCGGTACAACTACGGCGACGGGACGACGACCATGGGCGTCTACGCCACGGAGCGCTTCACCTTCACGTCGTCGGCCGGCGACGTGCTGAACGTGCCGCTCGGGTTCGGGTGCGGCTCCATGAACGTCGGCAGCCTGAACAACGGCTCCGGCATCGTAGGCTTCGGCCGGAATCCGCTCTCGCTGGTGTCCCAGCTCAACATCCGCCGCTTCTCCTACTGCCTCACGCCCTACGCCAGCGGCAGGAGGAGCACCCTCCTGTTCGGGTCCCTGGCCGACGGCGTCTACGGCGACGCCACCGGCCCCGTGCAGACCACGCCGCTCCTGCAGAGCCCGCAGAACCCGACCTTCTACTACGTCCACCTCACGGGCCTGACCGTCGGCGCAAGGCAGCTGCGGATATCGGAGTCGGCGTTCGCGCTCCAGCCCGATGGCTCGGGCGGTGTGATCGTCGACTCCGGCACGGCGCTCACGCTCCTCCCGGGCGCGGTGCTCGCAGAGGTGGTGCGGGCGTTCCGGGTGCAGCTGAGGCTGCCGTTCGCGAACGGCAGCAGCCCCGACGACGGGGTGTGCTTCATGGTGCCGGAGGCCTGGCGGCGTGCGTCATCGACGACGTCTCAGGTGCCGGTCCCGAGGATGGTCTTCCACTTCCAGGGCGCGGACCTCGACCTGCCGCGGCGAAACTACGTCCTGGACGACCACAGGAGGAGCCGCCTGTGCCTCCTCCTGGCGGACTCCGGCGACGACGGCTCGACGATCGGCAACCTGCTGCAGCAGGACATGCGCGTGCTCTACGATTTGCAGGCGGAGACCTTGTCGTTCGCTCCGGCGCAGTGCTGA